A part of Streptomyces sp. NBC_01451 genomic DNA contains:
- a CDS encoding glycosyltransferase family 4 protein: MQTTLNYVPVQNAALKNAAIIPMSLRSVHFVMPGGVDDPAKPSGGNAYDRRISLDLAGFGWQVHKHAVDGEWPRPGADARAELARTLRDLPDGTVVLLDGLVACGVPEIIVPEAERLRLAVLVHLPLGDETGLDPAVAAELDALERTTLRAVPSVIATSDWAVRRLVSHHGLAPDRVHMAAPGADIAPLASGTDGVSRLLCVAAVTPRKGQHRLVEALAAVTDLPWSCVCVGGLEQDPEYVAELRALIARHGLEDRLHLAGPQAGAQLDASYAAADLMVLTSYAETYGMAVTEALARGIPVLATDVGGLPEAVGRAPDGGVPGILVPPENPAALAAELRGWFGEADVRRRLKAAARGRRAALDGWAATARSLAGVLGRIPWEPRRAA; encoded by the coding sequence GTGCAGACCACGCTCAACTACGTGCCCGTGCAGAACGCGGCCCTCAAGAACGCGGCGATCATCCCCATGTCCCTGCGCTCCGTGCACTTCGTGATGCCCGGCGGTGTCGACGACCCGGCCAAGCCGAGCGGCGGCAACGCCTACGACCGGCGGATCAGCCTCGACCTCGCCGGTTTCGGCTGGCAGGTCCACAAGCACGCCGTCGACGGTGAGTGGCCCCGGCCCGGCGCGGACGCCCGCGCCGAACTGGCGCGGACGCTGCGCGACCTGCCCGACGGCACGGTCGTCCTGCTCGACGGCCTGGTGGCCTGCGGGGTCCCCGAGATCATCGTCCCGGAGGCCGAACGACTGCGTCTCGCCGTGCTGGTGCACCTCCCGCTGGGCGACGAGACGGGCCTCGACCCGGCCGTCGCGGCCGAGCTGGACGCCCTGGAGCGCACCACGCTGCGGGCGGTGCCCTCGGTGATCGCGACCAGCGACTGGGCCGTCCGGCGCCTCGTCTCCCACCACGGGCTCGCCCCGGACCGCGTGCACATGGCGGCCCCCGGCGCCGACATCGCCCCCCTCGCCTCCGGCACCGACGGCGTCTCCCGCCTCCTCTGCGTGGCCGCCGTGACCCCGCGCAAGGGCCAGCACCGCCTCGTGGAGGCCCTGGCCGCGGTGACCGACCTGCCGTGGAGCTGCGTCTGCGTCGGCGGGCTCGAACAGGACCCCGAGTACGTCGCCGAGCTGCGCGCCCTGATCGCCAGGCACGGTCTGGAGGACCGGCTGCACCTGGCCGGCCCCCAGGCGGGCGCCCAGCTCGACGCCAGCTACGCCGCCGCCGACCTGATGGTCCTCACCTCCTACGCGGAGACCTACGGCATGGCGGTCACCGAAGCCCTCGCGCGCGGCATCCCGGTGCTCGCCACGGATGTCGGCGGCCTCCCCGAGGCGGTCGGGCGCGCGCCCGACGGCGGCGTCCCCGGCATCCTCGTACCGCCGGAGAACCCGGCGGCGCTCGCCGCGGAACTGCGCGGCTGGTTCGGCGAGGCGGACGTCCGCCGACGTCTGAAGGCGGCGGCGCGAGGCCGCCGGGCGGCCCTGGACGGCTGGGCGGCGACGGCACGGAGCCTGGCCGGTGTGCTGGGCCGGATTCCCTGGGAACCCCGGAGGGCGGCATGA
- a CDS encoding 6-pyruvoyl trahydropterin synthase family protein: protein MFSITVRDHIMIAHSFSGEVFGPAQRLHGATFLVDATFRREQLDDDNIVVDIGLATQELGAVVSELNYRNLDNEADFAGINTSTEFLAKVIADRLATRIEKGALGEGARGLAGLTVTLHESHVAWASYERAL from the coding sequence TTGTTCAGCATCACCGTCCGCGATCACATCATGATCGCCCACAGCTTCAGCGGAGAGGTCTTCGGACCCGCCCAGCGCCTGCACGGAGCGACTTTCCTCGTCGACGCCACGTTCCGCCGTGAACAGCTGGACGACGACAACATCGTCGTCGACATCGGCCTGGCCACCCAGGAGCTCGGCGCCGTGGTGAGCGAGTTGAACTACCGCAACCTCGACAACGAGGCCGACTTCGCCGGCATCAACACCTCCACGGAGTTCCTGGCCAAGGTCATCGCCGACCGGCTCGCCACGCGGATCGAGAAGGGCGCCCTGGGTGAGGGCGCCCGAGGCCTGGCGGGCCTCACCGTCACCCTGCACGAATCGCACGTCGCCTGGGCCAGCTACGAGCGTGCCCTGTGA
- a CDS encoding zinc-dependent alcohol dehydrogenase translates to MKRAARAFWLGSPDHGEIRDVELPAPGEGEVLVRTLFSGVSRGTETLVFRGGVPVSQYAAMRAPFQEGDFPGPVKYGYLNVGVVEEGPDALTGRTVFCLYPHQTRYVVPVGAVTVVPDGVPAERAVLAGTVETAVNALWDASPLAGDRIAVVGGGMIGSSVAALIARFPGVRVQLVDADPGRAKTAEALGVDFALPQDALGECDLVVHASASEAGLARSLELLTAEGTVIELSWYGDRRVSLPLGEAFHSRRLTVRSSQVGTVSPAARPGRTYADRLALALDLLADPALDALITGECAFGELPDVLPRLASGELPALCHRVRYPDAG, encoded by the coding sequence ATGAAGCGCGCCGCACGTGCTTTCTGGCTCGGTTCGCCGGACCACGGAGAGATCCGTGACGTCGAACTGCCGGCGCCCGGCGAGGGCGAGGTACTGGTCCGCACTCTGTTTTCCGGCGTGAGCCGCGGCACGGAGACGCTCGTCTTCCGTGGTGGCGTCCCGGTCAGCCAGTACGCGGCCATGCGGGCGCCGTTCCAGGAGGGCGACTTCCCCGGCCCGGTCAAGTACGGCTACCTCAACGTCGGTGTGGTGGAGGAGGGCCCGGACGCGTTGACGGGCCGTACGGTCTTCTGCCTCTACCCGCACCAGACGCGGTACGTGGTTCCGGTGGGCGCGGTGACCGTGGTGCCGGACGGGGTGCCCGCCGAACGCGCGGTGCTCGCCGGGACCGTGGAGACCGCGGTGAACGCCCTCTGGGACGCGTCGCCGCTCGCCGGTGACCGGATCGCGGTGGTCGGCGGCGGGATGATCGGCTCGTCGGTGGCCGCGCTGATCGCCCGGTTCCCGGGAGTGCGTGTCCAACTGGTGGACGCCGATCCCGGGCGCGCGAAGACCGCGGAAGCGCTCGGCGTCGACTTCGCGCTGCCGCAGGACGCCCTGGGGGAGTGCGACCTGGTCGTCCACGCCAGCGCCAGCGAGGCGGGACTGGCCCGCTCGCTCGAACTCCTCACCGCCGAGGGCACGGTGATCGAGCTGAGCTGGTACGGCGACCGGCGCGTCAGCCTGCCGCTGGGCGAGGCGTTCCACTCCCGGCGGCTCACCGTCCGCAGCAGCCAGGTGGGGACCGTGTCCCCGGCCGCGCGGCCCGGCCGCACCTACGCCGACCGGCTCGCCCTCGCCCTCGACCTGCTGGCCGACCCGGCGCTCGACGCCCTGATCACCGGCGAGTGCGCGTTCGGGGAACTCCCGGACGTACTGCCGAGGCTCGCCTCGGGGGAGCTGCCGGCGCTCTGCCACCGCGTCCGCTATCCGGACGCGGGCTGA
- a CDS encoding CDP-alcohol phosphatidyltransferase family protein, with translation MALNNTYEARLVQQETALGAGLQVLLLVLLGSAIGLGPAGWLTGLAFAIATWAVLSRALHRSGSKSFGPANRVTLGRATLVGGVTALVADSFVSSPPITLFVGLAAVALILDGVDGKVARRTGTCSKLGARFDMEVDAFLILVLSVYVSMSLGPWVLLIGGMRYAFVAAARVLPWLNAPLPPSTARKTVAAFQGILLLLAASGYLPLAATQAVTALALGTLVWSFGRDILWLYRTSRPRTAPAPSLASIASVEQQLRALVPESVSR, from the coding sequence GTGGCCCTGAACAACACGTACGAAGCGAGGCTGGTTCAGCAGGAAACTGCTCTGGGGGCGGGCCTGCAGGTCCTGTTGCTGGTCCTGCTCGGCTCCGCGATCGGCCTGGGCCCCGCGGGCTGGCTGACCGGACTGGCGTTCGCGATCGCCACCTGGGCCGTTCTGTCCCGCGCGCTGCACCGGTCGGGGTCGAAGTCGTTCGGCCCGGCCAACCGGGTCACCCTCGGCCGGGCGACCCTGGTCGGCGGCGTGACGGCGCTGGTCGCGGACTCCTTCGTCAGCTCGCCGCCCATCACACTCTTCGTCGGGCTCGCGGCCGTGGCCCTGATCCTCGACGGCGTGGACGGCAAGGTCGCCCGGCGCACGGGCACCTGCTCGAAGCTGGGCGCGCGTTTCGACATGGAGGTCGACGCGTTCCTCATCCTGGTGCTCAGCGTGTACGTGTCGATGTCGCTGGGCCCGTGGGTCCTGCTGATCGGCGGTATGCGCTACGCCTTCGTCGCCGCCGCCCGCGTCCTGCCCTGGCTGAACGCCCCGCTGCCGCCGAGCACCGCCCGCAAGACCGTGGCCGCCTTCCAGGGCATCCTGCTCCTGCTCGCCGCCTCCGGGTACCTGCCCCTCGCGGCGACGCAGGCGGTGACCGCGCTGGCTCTGGGCACACTGGTCTGGTCGTTCGGCCGGGACATCCTGTGGCTGTACCGCACGTCCCGCCCGCGCACGGCGCCCGCCCCGTCGCTCGCGTCGATCGCCTCGGTTGAGCAGCAGCTGCGTGCCCTGGTGCCCGAGTCCGTCTCCCGCTGA
- a CDS encoding YcnI family protein: MFPTRITLRRAGVVTGLTAAGVLAAAGAASAHVTVHPESYAKGATDGVLTFRVPNEEDTASTTEVQVFLPTDHPVLGVLVTPEEGWTAKVTTTKLRTPVKTDDGTITDAVSEITWTGGRIRSGEYEDFDVAFGQLPDSTGQLAFKTLQTYSDGNVVRWIETPQAGQDEPENPAPTLRLTAAVTAEEGAGASPSAASVKSDAGRDSDPATDSTARGLGVAGLVVGVLGLAAAAFALVRTRTSRS; the protein is encoded by the coding sequence ATGTTCCCGACACGCATCACCCTGCGCCGCGCCGGCGTCGTCACCGGTCTCACCGCCGCCGGTGTCCTCGCCGCCGCGGGTGCCGCCTCCGCGCACGTCACCGTGCACCCCGAGAGCTACGCGAAGGGCGCCACGGACGGCGTCCTGACCTTCCGGGTCCCCAACGAGGAGGACACCGCGAGCACCACCGAGGTCCAGGTGTTCCTGCCCACCGACCACCCCGTCCTCGGCGTGCTGGTCACCCCGGAGGAGGGCTGGACCGCGAAGGTGACGACCACGAAACTGAGGACACCGGTCAAGACGGACGACGGGACGATCACCGACGCCGTCTCCGAGATCACCTGGACCGGCGGCCGGATCCGGAGCGGGGAGTACGAGGACTTCGACGTCGCGTTCGGCCAACTCCCCGACAGCACCGGTCAGCTGGCCTTCAAGACCCTGCAGACGTACTCCGACGGCAACGTCGTCCGCTGGATCGAGACGCCTCAGGCGGGCCAGGACGAGCCGGAGAACCCGGCGCCGACACTGAGGCTGACGGCGGCGGTGACCGCTGAAGAGGGTGCCGGTGCCAGTCCCTCGGCGGCTTCCGTGAAGAGCGACGCCGGCCGGGACTCGGACCCGGCCACTGACTCGACGGCTCGCGGGCTGGGTGTCGCCGGGCTCGTCGTGGGGGTACTGGGCCTGGCCGCTGCGGCGTTCGCGCTGGTCAGGACCCGGACATCACGTTCGTAG
- a CDS encoding UTP--glucose-1-phosphate uridylyltransferase encodes MATIRRAVIPAAGLGSRLLPLTKATPKEMLPVGDKPVIEHTVRELVASGITDITIVVSGGKGLIQDHFRPNPALVDQLRADGKAAYADAVEEVGELSRLGHITYLDQHGPYGNGTPVLNAARNFGDEPMLVLWPDDVFVAEVPRAQQLIKAYEATNSPVLALMPMDPGDSQRYGVPVVKEDLDDGLLRITGLVEKPRPQDAPSSYAAIGGYVITPGIIDELRDQTKRWYDHRTGEVYLTDAINAYAAGRAVYGQVIHGRWYDTGNPLAYLTAQFAAALNDPEYGPHLRRLAKELEGEETGGAE; translated from the coding sequence ATGGCCACGATTCGCAGGGCAGTCATTCCCGCCGCCGGACTGGGGTCCCGGCTGCTGCCGCTCACCAAGGCGACACCGAAGGAGATGCTGCCCGTCGGTGACAAACCCGTCATCGAGCACACCGTCCGGGAGCTCGTGGCCTCCGGCATCACCGACATCACCATCGTGGTGTCCGGCGGGAAGGGCCTGATCCAGGACCACTTCCGGCCCAACCCCGCGCTGGTCGACCAGCTGCGCGCCGACGGCAAGGCCGCCTACGCGGACGCCGTCGAGGAGGTCGGCGAGCTGTCCCGGCTCGGCCACATCACCTACCTCGACCAGCACGGCCCGTACGGCAACGGCACCCCCGTCCTCAACGCCGCCCGCAACTTCGGCGACGAGCCGATGCTCGTGCTGTGGCCCGACGACGTGTTCGTCGCCGAGGTGCCGCGCGCCCAGCAGCTGATCAAGGCGTACGAGGCGACCAACTCCCCGGTCCTCGCGCTGATGCCGATGGACCCGGGCGACTCGCAGCGCTACGGCGTCCCCGTCGTCAAGGAGGACCTCGACGACGGTCTGCTCCGCATCACCGGCCTGGTCGAGAAGCCCCGCCCGCAGGACGCGCCCTCCTCGTACGCGGCCATCGGCGGCTACGTCATCACGCCCGGCATCATCGACGAACTCCGCGACCAGACCAAGCGCTGGTACGACCACCGCACCGGCGAGGTCTACCTCACGGACGCCATCAACGCCTACGCCGCCGGCCGGGCCGTCTACGGCCAGGTGATCCACGGCCGCTGGTACGACACCGGCAACCCGCTCGCCTACCTCACCGCCCAGTTCGCGGCAGCGCTGAACGACCCCGAGTACGGGCCGCACCTGCGCCGCCTGGCGAAGGAGCTGGAGGGGGAGGAGACCGGCGGGGCCGAGTGA
- a CDS encoding MDR family MFS transporter: MRLSPLLRLLILTQLAFNVGFFAVLPFLSEHLGQALGMAGWLVGFVLGLRTFSQQGLFVVGGALADRYGIRPVVLAGCALRVAGFAWLGYADSTATVIGAVLLIGFAAALFSPAVESEVARQAVVREEQGNGSRTRVLALFTVAGQAGAFAGPLLGGLLLAVDFRVVCLAGAGIFVLVLAGHAWLLPQHIPGRERVSAKGGVRVLLRNRRFLALCSAYGAYLLAYNQLYLALPAEVERATGSQTALAWLFALSSLLVVTAQLPVTRRVGDRLALRRSMVAGMLLISAGFAVVALARPAGWTGTAGLLPAAGFVVLLTFGQMLVAPVARAWVPDLAEEGRLGLYTGALSSVSGLIVLVGSSLTGTLLDTGLPAAVPWLVLAAVPLAAIAVLPRRA; encoded by the coding sequence ATGCGGCTCTCGCCGCTGCTACGGCTGCTGATCCTCACTCAACTCGCCTTCAACGTGGGCTTCTTCGCCGTCCTGCCCTTCCTCTCCGAGCATCTGGGGCAGGCGCTCGGCATGGCGGGGTGGCTCGTCGGATTCGTTCTCGGGCTGCGCACCTTCAGCCAGCAGGGGCTGTTCGTGGTGGGCGGTGCGCTCGCCGACCGGTACGGCATCCGGCCGGTGGTGCTCGCGGGCTGCGCCCTGCGCGTCGCCGGCTTCGCCTGGCTCGGCTACGCCGACTCGACCGCGACCGTCATCGGCGCCGTCCTTCTCATCGGCTTCGCCGCCGCGCTGTTCTCGCCCGCCGTCGAGTCCGAGGTGGCCCGGCAGGCGGTGGTCCGGGAGGAGCAGGGCAACGGCTCGCGCACCCGGGTCCTCGCGCTGTTCACCGTCGCCGGACAGGCGGGCGCCTTCGCAGGGCCGCTCCTCGGTGGTCTGCTGCTGGCCGTCGACTTCCGGGTGGTGTGCCTCGCGGGCGCCGGAATCTTCGTCCTCGTCCTCGCCGGGCACGCCTGGCTGCTGCCGCAGCACATACCCGGCCGGGAGCGCGTAAGCGCGAAAGGGGGCGTGCGCGTACTGCTGCGCAACCGTCGATTTCTGGCGCTCTGCTCCGCGTACGGCGCCTATCTGCTCGCGTACAACCAGCTGTATCTGGCGCTCCCCGCCGAGGTGGAGCGCGCGACCGGCTCGCAGACCGCGCTGGCCTGGCTGTTCGCCCTGTCCTCGCTGCTCGTCGTGACCGCCCAGCTGCCGGTCACCCGCCGGGTCGGCGACCGGCTCGCCCTGCGCCGCTCCATGGTCGCCGGGATGCTGCTGATCTCCGCCGGGTTCGCGGTGGTGGCGCTGGCCAGGCCCGCGGGGTGGACCGGCACGGCCGGGCTGCTGCCCGCAGCCGGCTTCGTCGTACTGCTCACCTTCGGCCAGATGCTGGTCGCCCCCGTGGCCCGCGCGTGGGTGCCCGACCTCGCCGAGGAGGGCCGGCTGGGCCTCTACACCGGCGCCCTTTCATCGGTTTCCGGCCTGATCGTGCTGGTCGGCAGCTCGCTGACCGGCACCCTTCTCGACACCGGGCTGCCCGCGGCGGTGCCCTGGCTGGTACTGGCCGCCGTACCCCTGGCGGCGATCGCGGTGCTGCCGCGCCGGGCCTGA
- a CDS encoding ABC transporter permease subunit: protein MRSRAGTLLWRALLAALLVCGIGLLPWLTRTDPAFTVLRARSAEREATPAVLADIRNRLGLDAGPLRLLGDWLGGLPRGDAGRSWISGSEVMPDVLQALGASLLLMAVALAIALLVAALVCARTLRGGGRRRGGGSGSAMVAALPEFLTASVLATVVGVQLGWLPALGWYGLQWTVLPGLALGLPAGALLGRLLDDLLPGAFAEPWALAAAARGIPARRIASQAVRRCLPALLPNAGLFVVGLTGGSVAVEQIFDIPGLGRTALQAAIAQDLPVLQASTLALVLLAALAAGATRIAARLLIGPALRDGGLSSLHRPAPPARRTPPLLYAGVLLGVVALGLPRDPLALDTRARLRPPSWAHPFGTDALGRDVLARVGHGALDTLLLASAISAAALLTGLVLGLVPRLSGPLVDTVNAIPPVLAALLVTAVVGSGGATPALAVTVVAWAPLAAHTAALLRQERATLHVTATRGLGAGRWYVLRHELLPAALPPVTRHALLRLPSVALALAALGFLGLGAQPPSPEWGLLLAENQPYAERAPWAVLAPAAVLALLGALAVTAAGLAVRPLRKVVRVPGPRPEARELAFQ, encoded by the coding sequence GTGCGGAGCCGTGCGGGCACGCTTCTGTGGCGTGCCCTGCTCGCCGCGCTCCTCGTGTGCGGGATCGGTCTGCTGCCCTGGCTGACCCGCACCGATCCGGCGTTCACCGTGCTCAGAGCGCGGTCGGCGGAACGCGAGGCCACCCCGGCGGTGCTCGCCGACATCCGCAACCGACTCGGCCTCGACGCCGGCCCGTTGCGGCTGCTCGGGGACTGGCTCGGCGGGCTGCCGCGCGGCGACGCCGGGCGGTCCTGGATCTCCGGGTCCGAGGTCATGCCGGATGTCCTCCAGGCACTCGGCGCCTCACTGCTGCTGATGGCCGTGGCGCTGGCCATCGCCCTTCTCGTCGCCGCCCTGGTGTGCGCGCGGACGCTGCGCGGCGGCGGGCGGCGGCGCGGCGGCGGCAGCGGGTCGGCGATGGTCGCCGCGCTGCCCGAGTTCCTCACCGCCTCCGTGCTGGCCACCGTCGTCGGCGTCCAGCTCGGCTGGCTGCCGGCCCTCGGCTGGTACGGACTCCAGTGGACGGTCCTGCCCGGCCTCGCCCTCGGTCTGCCCGCCGGGGCGCTGCTCGGACGGCTCCTCGACGACCTGCTGCCCGGCGCCTTCGCCGAGCCCTGGGCGCTGGCCGCCGCCGCACGCGGCATCCCGGCCCGGCGCATCGCGAGCCAGGCCGTCCGGCGCTGTCTGCCCGCACTGCTCCCCAACGCCGGACTGTTCGTCGTCGGGCTGACCGGCGGCTCGGTCGCCGTCGAGCAGATCTTCGACATCCCCGGCCTCGGCCGCACCGCCCTCCAGGCCGCCATCGCCCAGGACCTGCCCGTCCTCCAGGCGAGCACCCTCGCCCTCGTCCTGCTCGCGGCCCTCGCGGCGGGCGCGACCCGGATCGCCGCCCGGCTGCTCATCGGCCCCGCCCTGCGCGACGGCGGCCTGTCCTCCCTGCACCGGCCCGCACCGCCCGCCCGCCGCACCCCGCCCCTGCTGTACGCCGGTGTGCTGCTCGGCGTCGTCGCCCTCGGCCTGCCGCGTGACCCGCTCGCGCTGGACACCCGGGCCCGGCTCCGACCCCCTTCCTGGGCGCACCCGTTCGGCACCGACGCCCTCGGCCGCGACGTCCTCGCCCGGGTCGGGCACGGCGCCCTCGACACGCTGCTGCTCGCCTCCGCGATCAGTGCCGCCGCCCTGCTGACCGGGCTGGTGCTCGGGCTGGTGCCCCGGCTGTCCGGACCGCTCGTCGACACCGTCAACGCGATACCGCCCGTACTCGCCGCGCTGCTGGTCACGGCGGTCGTGGGCAGCGGCGGGGCCACCCCCGCGCTCGCCGTGACCGTCGTCGCCTGGGCGCCGCTGGCCGCGCACACCGCCGCCCTGTTGCGCCAGGAACGGGCCACCCTGCATGTCACGGCCACTCGGGGTCTGGGCGCCGGCCGCTGGTACGTCCTGCGGCACGAGCTCCTGCCCGCCGCACTGCCCCCGGTCACCCGGCACGCCCTGCTGCGGCTGCCCAGTGTCGCCCTCGCCCTGGCCGCCCTCGGCTTCCTCGGCCTCGGCGCCCAACCGCCGTCCCCGGAATGGGGGTTGCTCCTCGCCGAGAACCAGCCGTACGCCGAACGCGCCCCCTGGGCGGTCCTCGCCCCCGCCGCCGTACTCGCCCTGCTCGGCGCCCTGGCCGTCACCGCCGCCGGCCTCGCGGTCCGGCCGCTCCGAAAGGTCGTGCGAGTTCCCGGACCGCGCCCGGAAGCAAGGGAGTTGGCCTTCCAGTGA
- a CDS encoding ABC transporter substrate-binding protein: protein MRTPRRRRLLVGLLLSPLLTGCFASGGDDGDSSSDAGSGSGSRLRVALAFPPAENLSPYGADATLLSRLGVTEGLTALDANGSPAPALAESWTREDDRTWLFTLREATFQDGTDVTAPTVAAALTRATRAEPEPAALTGVTLTAKATGDGRVSVTTAEPDPVLPLRLSSPGLAVLAPKAFVKKGVVDPVGTATGPFELTRTTGATAATLDRFDDYWGGRAQSAGIDARFIADGTARANALRTGQVDIAESIPVAQAASLDRATRRETATARTTSLHLNTRTGVFKDARLRAAARAAVDTSALADGVHEGHADAGQGIYGPALTWAEGKRVQPTGRAQATAPEGASVTLATYDNRPELPEAAQVLKQQLEKAGFRVKLEVREYSRLEGDALAGKFDALVAARNTMLDSGDPVSVLASDYTCDGGYNLSLLCDRKVDRAVAEAEGIEDTAERQDAAMAAEALVLGDDAVVPLVHQRIITGVDAGVQGVLLDPYERTLVGTGTRR, encoded by the coding sequence ATGCGCACCCCCCGCCGTCGCCGACTGCTCGTCGGACTGCTGCTCTCCCCGCTGCTCACCGGCTGCTTCGCCTCCGGCGGCGACGACGGCGACTCGTCGTCCGACGCCGGGTCGGGGTCCGGCTCCCGGCTGCGGGTCGCCCTCGCCTTCCCGCCCGCCGAGAACCTCTCGCCGTACGGTGCCGACGCCACCCTCCTCAGCCGCCTCGGCGTCACCGAGGGCCTGACCGCCCTGGACGCCAACGGCTCGCCCGCTCCCGCGCTCGCCGAGTCCTGGACCCGCGAGGACGACCGCACCTGGCTGTTCACCCTGCGCGAGGCCACCTTCCAGGACGGCACCGACGTCACCGCGCCCACCGTCGCTGCCGCCCTCACCCGGGCCACCCGGGCCGAACCCGAGCCCGCCGCCCTCACCGGCGTCACCCTCACGGCGAAGGCCACCGGTGACGGACGTGTGTCCGTCACCACCGCCGAACCCGACCCCGTGCTCCCGCTGCGGCTGTCCAGCCCCGGCCTCGCCGTCCTCGCGCCCAAGGCGTTCGTGAAGAAGGGCGTCGTCGACCCGGTCGGCACCGCCACCGGACCCTTCGAGCTGACGAGGACCACCGGCGCCACCGCGGCCACCCTCGACCGCTTCGACGACTACTGGGGCGGACGGGCCCAGTCCGCCGGGATCGACGCGCGGTTCATCGCCGACGGCACCGCCCGCGCCAACGCCCTGCGCACCGGGCAGGTCGACATCGCGGAATCGATCCCCGTCGCCCAGGCCGCCTCCCTCGACAGGGCGACCCGCCGCGAGACCGCCACGGCCCGCACCACCTCCCTGCACCTCAACACCAGGACCGGCGTCTTCAAGGACGCGAGGCTCCGGGCCGCCGCCCGCGCCGCGGTGGACACCTCCGCCCTCGCCGACGGTGTCCACGAAGGCCACGCCGACGCGGGCCAGGGCATCTACGGCCCGGCGCTCACCTGGGCCGAGGGCAAGCGCGTCCAGCCCACCGGACGCGCGCAGGCGACGGCGCCCGAGGGCGCTTCCGTCACTCTCGCCACGTACGACAACCGGCCCGAACTCCCGGAAGCCGCACAGGTGTTGAAGCAGCAGCTGGAGAAGGCCGGGTTCAGGGTGAAGCTGGAGGTGCGGGAGTACTCGCGCCTCGAAGGCGACGCGCTGGCCGGGAAGTTCGATGCCCTGGTCGCCGCCCGCAACACGATGCTCGACTCCGGCGACCCCGTCTCCGTCCTCGCCAGCGACTACACCTGCGACGGCGGCTACAACCTGTCCCTGCTCTGCGACCGAAAGGTCGACCGGGCCGTCGCCGAGGCCGAGGGCATCGAGGACACCGCCGAGCGGCAGGACGCGGCCATGGCGGCCGAGGCGCTCGTCCTCGGCGACGACGCCGTCGTCCCGCTGGTCCACCAGCGGATCATCACCGGCGTCGACGCCGGTGTGCAGGGCGTGCTCCTCGATCCGTACGAGCGCACGCTGGTCGGTACCGGAACGCGGCGCTGA
- a CDS encoding GNAT family N-acetyltransferase has protein sequence MRDYCIRAATPGDLDGARAVMLDTVYRDFGTGYVPRWHGDIVDPASAYLVPARHTLLVAVDERDASVVATAALDSRGPLHPPNPRGLAERYPSGSTAQLRRVYVRPEHRRRGLARRLVAELLAFAAADGGYRSVYLHTDPAVAGAEGFWRSLGRIVHDEREGAGGGQSVVHFEVPLAR, from the coding sequence GTGCGTGATTACTGCATCAGGGCGGCGACCCCCGGCGACCTCGACGGCGCGCGAGCCGTCATGCTCGACACCGTCTACCGCGACTTCGGAACGGGCTACGTGCCGCGCTGGCACGGCGACATCGTCGACCCGGCGTCCGCCTATCTCGTGCCCGCCCGCCACACCCTCCTGGTCGCGGTCGACGAACGTGACGCGAGCGTCGTGGCCACCGCCGCCCTCGACTCGCGCGGCCCCCTCCATCCCCCGAATCCGCGCGGGCTCGCCGAGCGCTATCCCTCGGGGAGCACCGCGCAGTTGCGCCGGGTGTACGTCCGCCCCGAGCACCGCAGGCGCGGCCTGGCCCGGCGCCTGGTGGCCGAACTGCTGGCCTTCGCCGCGGCCGACGGCGGCTACCGCTCCGTGTATCTGCACACGGACCCGGCGGTGGCCGGTGCCGAGGGGTTCTGGCGGTCGCTGGGCCGGATCGTGCACGACGAGCGTGAGGGTGCGGGCGGCGGGCAGAGCGTCGTGCACTTCGAGGTCCCGCTGGCGCGGTGA